The Calypte anna isolate BGI_N300 chromosome 2, bCalAnn1_v1.p, whole genome shotgun sequence genome includes a window with the following:
- the ACKR4 gene encoding atypical chemokine receptor 4: MGWDMNISTDYWTEDEEEHDPNSVVDYNSYELLCEKSDVRNFSKLFLPVFYALAFTVGMAGNSLVVAVYAYCKKPKAKTDVYIMHLAIADLLLLFTLPFWAANAVQGWELGNPMCKLTSSLYTMNFSSSMLFLACISVDRYRATSECRGHRRVGKHCSVTCICIWLSAVLLSIPELIFNQVKKHNDRNECLPVFPMNMETLLKAAIQILEIILEFVLPFIVMLICYSATARAIFRSANNRKSRPFMVLLAVVATFIITQLPYNIVKFWRAIDFIYMLITDCDASKTIDIALQVTKSIALFHTCLNPLLYAFLGASFKMHIMKIAKNYGYWRRQQQNGRPEEISMNYEDHTEETISFTI, from the coding sequence atgggctgggacatgAATATCTCCACTGATTACTGGactgaggatgaggaggagcaTGACCCTAACTCTGTTGTAGATTACAACTCATATGAGCTTCTCTGTGAAAAAAGTGATGTGAGAAAtttcagtaaattatttctCCCTGTGTTCTATGCATTGGCTTTCACTGTTGGCATGGCTGGGAATTCACTGGTGGTGGCAGTTTATGCCTACTGCAAGAAACCAAAGGCTAAGACAGATGTGTACATCATGCATTTAGCCATTGCTGATTTGCTCTTGCTCTTTACACTCCCTTTTTGGGCTGCAAATGCAGTGCAAGGATGGGAACTTGGAAACCCAATGTGCAAGCTCACTTCTTCTCTGTACACCATGAATTTCAGCTCTAGCATGCTgttcctggcctgtatcagtGTGGATAGATACAGGGCCACTTCTGAATGCCGGGGTCATAGAAGAGTTGGTAAACACTGCAGTGTTACCTGCATCTGCATCTGGCTCTCTGCTGTTTTGCTCAGCATCCCTGAACTGATATTTAATCAAGTCAAGAAACACAATGACAGAAATGAATGCCTTCCTGTATTTCCAATGAACATGGAAACACTCTTAAAAGCAGCCATTCAAATCCTGGAAATTATCCTGGAATTTGTGCTTCCTTTCATAGTAATGCTGATCTGTTATTCAGCTACTGCTCGAGCAATCTTTAGATCTGCAAATAATAGAAAATCTAGACCCTTCATGGTTCTGCTGGCAGTCGTGGCTACTTTCATTATTACTCAGCTACCTTACAACATTGTTAAGTTCTGGCGAGCCATAGATTTCATCTACATGTTGATTACTGACTGTGATGCAAGTAAAACCATAGACATTGCACTCCAGGTCACCAAGAGCATAGCTCTGTTTCACACCTGCCTGAACCCTCTTCTCTATGCCTTTCTGGGTGcctcttttaaaatgcatattatGAAAATTGCAAAAAATTATGGATACTGGAGAAGACAACAGCAGAATGGAAGACCTGAAGAAATTTCTATGAATTATGAAGACCATACTGAAGAAACTATTAGTTTCACTATATAG